A single region of the Streptomyces virginiae genome encodes:
- a CDS encoding class I SAM-dependent methyltransferase, whose translation MNLPDDDPARPDGVADGRYGEAVFRPELPGEDDRIDLGALAYDDFTLARLRALGVGPGWRCLDVGAGTGTVSRLLLDRAGVSEVVAVDRDTTFLTAHPTPGLTPLEADITALDFAPGRFRLVHARFVLMHLRNWPRMIGKLASLVAPGGVLVLGDAVDLTTPAAPTTTYGRVMRAMWQGLGDSLGTDVSWVPDYPARLKEAGLLSVGAEILVPPLLPGSPISRFWADTWERAREPMTATGSVDDATIDAAIRYLDSPDCAALSPGLLTAWGVKAPE comes from the coding sequence GTGAATCTCCCCGATGACGACCCGGCGCGTCCCGACGGCGTGGCCGACGGGCGCTACGGCGAGGCGGTGTTCCGGCCCGAGCTGCCGGGCGAGGACGACCGCATCGACCTCGGCGCGCTCGCGTACGACGACTTCACCCTGGCCCGGCTGCGCGCGCTGGGCGTCGGGCCGGGCTGGCGCTGCCTGGACGTGGGCGCGGGAACGGGCACGGTCTCCCGGCTCCTCCTGGACCGGGCCGGGGTCTCGGAGGTCGTCGCCGTCGACCGGGACACGACCTTCCTCACGGCGCACCCGACGCCCGGGCTCACCCCGCTGGAGGCGGACATCACGGCCCTGGACTTCGCTCCGGGGCGGTTCCGGCTGGTGCACGCCCGGTTCGTGCTGATGCACCTGCGGAACTGGCCGCGGATGATCGGCAAGCTCGCCTCCCTGGTCGCACCGGGCGGTGTCCTGGTCCTCGGCGACGCGGTCGACCTGACCACCCCGGCCGCGCCGACGACCACGTACGGCCGGGTGATGCGGGCCATGTGGCAGGGGCTGGGGGACAGCCTGGGCACCGACGTCTCCTGGGTGCCGGACTACCCCGCGCGCCTGAAGGAGGCCGGCCTGCTGTCCGTGGGCGCCGAGATCCTCGTGCCGCCGCTGCTGCCCGGCAGCCCCATCAGCCGGTTCTGGGCCGATACCTGGGAGCGCGCGCGGGAGCCGATGACGGCCACCGGGTCGGTCGACGACGCGACGATCGACGCGGCGATCCGCTACCTGGACTCGCCGGACTGCGCCGCGCTCTCCCCCGGCCTGCTCACCGCCTGGGGTGTGAAGGCCCCGGAATGA
- a CDS encoding helix-turn-helix domain-containing protein, translating into MLGAIGLDEGQESAYRALVALGAAEVPDLAHRLTLPVPHTERALRHLERQGLAAQSSARPGRWVAAPPGVALGALLTQQRHELEQAERAAALLAEEYRAEAIEPAVHDLVEVVQGASAVAHRFHQIQLGAEKEVCALVTGRPQVVTGTDNEAEDRASVRGVEYRVVIEREVLTLPSGIREASTALARGERVRVTERVPTKLVIADGTLAMVPLTARGAEPAALVVHAPGLLESLTGLFEAVWREALPLRLGAAGSAEEAGGSPDATDLEILSLLLAGMTDASVAKHLELGLRTVQRRVKGLMELSGVTTRLQLGWHAYERGWVAR; encoded by the coding sequence TTGCTGGGTGCCATAGGCCTGGACGAGGGCCAGGAGTCGGCGTACCGCGCGTTGGTCGCGCTGGGTGCTGCGGAGGTACCCGATCTCGCGCACCGGCTGACGCTGCCGGTGCCGCACACCGAACGGGCCCTGCGCCATCTGGAGCGGCAGGGTCTGGCGGCGCAGTCCTCGGCCCGGCCCGGGCGCTGGGTGGCGGCCCCGCCCGGTGTGGCCCTCGGGGCGCTGCTGACCCAGCAGCGGCACGAGCTGGAGCAGGCGGAGCGGGCGGCGGCGCTGCTGGCGGAGGAGTACCGGGCGGAGGCGATCGAGCCCGCGGTGCACGACCTCGTGGAGGTGGTGCAGGGCGCGAGCGCGGTGGCCCACCGCTTCCACCAGATCCAGCTGGGCGCGGAGAAGGAGGTCTGCGCGCTGGTCACCGGCCGGCCGCAGGTGGTGACGGGGACGGACAACGAGGCGGAGGACCGGGCGTCGGTCCGCGGGGTCGAGTACCGGGTGGTCATCGAGCGGGAGGTGCTGACCCTGCCGAGCGGGATCCGGGAGGCGTCGACGGCGCTCGCGCGCGGCGAGCGGGTCCGGGTGACGGAACGGGTCCCGACGAAGCTGGTGATCGCGGACGGGACCCTGGCCATGGTCCCGCTGACGGCCCGCGGGGCGGAGCCGGCGGCGCTGGTGGTGCACGCCCCGGGGCTGCTGGAATCCCTGACGGGCCTGTTCGAGGCGGTGTGGCGGGAGGCGTTGCCGCTCCGGCTGGGGGCGGCCGGTTCGGCGGAGGAGGCCGGTGGCAGCCCCGACGCCACGGACCTGGAGATCCTCTCGCTGCTCCTGGCGGGCATGACGGACGCGAGCGTGGCCAAACACCTGGAGTTGGGGCTGCGGACGGTGCAGCGCCGGGTCAAGGGCCTGATGGAGCTGTCCGGTGTGACGACCCGGCTGCAGCTGGGCTGGCACGCGTACGAGCGGGGCTGGGTGGCCCGATAG
- a CDS encoding VOC family protein, with amino-acid sequence MTPRFDLIGMVVSDMAASLAFYRRLGLDIPAEADDLPHVEAVLPGGLRIAWDTEDTIRSFDPSWTPPTGDGRRDLAFLCDSPAEVDALYAELTAAGHTGHLKPWDAFWGQRYAVVLDPDGGGVSLFAPSGPAA; translated from the coding sequence ATGACTCCTCGATTCGACCTGATCGGCATGGTGGTCTCCGACATGGCCGCCTCGCTCGCCTTCTACCGCCGCCTCGGGCTGGACATCCCGGCCGAGGCCGACGACCTGCCGCACGTGGAGGCCGTCCTGCCCGGGGGCCTGCGGATCGCGTGGGACACGGAGGACACCATCCGTTCCTTCGACCCGTCGTGGACCCCGCCCACCGGCGACGGCCGCCGGGACCTGGCCTTCCTGTGCGACTCCCCCGCCGAGGTGGACGCGCTCTACGCCGAACTGACCGCCGCCGGGCACACCGGACACCTGAAGCCCTGGGACGCCTTCTGGGGCCAGCGCTACGCCGTCGTGCTCGATCCGGACGGGGGCGGCGTCTCGCTGTTCGCCCCGTCGGGTCCGGCGGCATAG
- a CDS encoding PPOX class F420-dependent oxidoreductase: MTDFKGFSEAELAYLRSQHLGRLATVDAAGQPQANPVGFFPQEDGTILVGGMAMGTTKKWRNLHGNPRLSLVVDDLVSTRPWRVRGIEIRGRATLETGPHELGPHFSPEVIRIHPERVHAWGL; the protein is encoded by the coding sequence ATGACGGATTTCAAGGGTTTCAGCGAGGCCGAACTGGCTTATCTGCGTTCCCAGCACCTGGGCCGGCTGGCCACGGTGGACGCGGCCGGGCAGCCGCAGGCGAACCCGGTGGGCTTCTTCCCACAGGAGGACGGGACGATCCTGGTGGGCGGGATGGCGATGGGCACGACCAAGAAGTGGCGCAACCTGCACGGGAACCCCCGACTGTCCCTGGTCGTGGACGACCTGGTGAGCACCCGGCCGTGGCGGGTGCGCGGTATCGAGATCCGGGGCCGGGCCACGCTGGAGACGGGCCCGCACGAGCTGGGCCCCCACTTCAGCCCGGAGGTCATCCGGATCCACCCGGAACGCGTCCACGCGTGGGGGCTCTGA
- a CDS encoding protein phosphatase 2C domain-containing protein, whose protein sequence is MSQQGADDWWQKLYEGPDAGAEPDPGDTLDNRFRSAAGVTTEPAPATAPAVASGTAPATGPAPDLAPDPGPPEPPRAPEPLLPGPRQGEPVPTPTMPGLPPPRDPRAGGATGYALGGVDVPPVRGPELPVRHPEAPSPEAWFDPAPRQAPVAGPEREPDPEAGPEAEPGERAEQGPGPAAAGPEAVRPAVSHLGDRAPTYAPEPGALPPADPAALDALTPDTVLEGARYGTYTLRATSLRGDSARYRGEARRDFLLTARFGSGDDALILVALAGGDRAAPGAAEAAADLCRTVASAVGRSQDRLAEDIRAGHRDALRSGLQRLTDRGYGRLRSRAAELGLAESAYTAGLRGLLLPVDPQCRTRVCFGAGAGGLFRLRSGRWQDLEPAGSAEDKEGSDGTEGGFRFRAAVARPGDTLLLCSGGLAEPMREEAALPAELAARWADQEPPGLAAFLADTQLRLKGYADDRTAAAVWEA, encoded by the coding sequence ATGAGTCAGCAGGGCGCGGACGACTGGTGGCAGAAGCTCTACGAGGGCCCGGACGCGGGAGCGGAACCCGACCCGGGGGACACCCTGGACAACCGGTTCCGTTCGGCGGCGGGGGTGACGACGGAGCCGGCACCGGCCACGGCACCGGCCGTGGCGTCGGGCACGGCCCCTGCCACGGGCCCGGCACCGGACCTCGCACCCGACCCGGGCCCGCCGGAACCGCCGCGCGCCCCGGAGCCGCTGCTGCCCGGCCCGCGGCAGGGGGAGCCGGTGCCCACCCCGACCATGCCCGGCCTCCCGCCGCCGCGCGATCCCCGGGCGGGCGGCGCCACCGGGTACGCGCTCGGGGGCGTGGACGTACCACCCGTACGCGGGCCCGAGCTGCCGGTGCGGCACCCGGAGGCGCCGAGCCCCGAGGCCTGGTTCGATCCGGCACCCCGGCAGGCGCCCGTCGCCGGGCCCGAGCGGGAGCCCGATCCCGAGGCCGGGCCCGAAGCCGAGCCCGGAGAACGGGCCGAGCAGGGGCCTGGGCCGGCGGCGGCCGGACCGGAGGCCGTCCGGCCCGCGGTCTCGCACCTCGGCGATCGCGCCCCCACGTACGCCCCCGAACCGGGAGCCCTCCCACCCGCCGACCCGGCCGCCCTCGACGCGCTGACCCCGGACACCGTCCTGGAGGGCGCCCGCTACGGCACCTACACCCTGCGCGCCACCTCCCTGCGCGGGGACTCCGCCCGCTACCGCGGCGAGGCCCGACGCGACTTCCTGCTCACCGCCCGCTTCGGAAGCGGCGACGACGCGCTGATCCTGGTCGCCCTCGCGGGCGGGGACCGGGCCGCCCCCGGCGCCGCCGAGGCCGCCGCCGACCTGTGCCGCACCGTCGCGTCCGCCGTCGGGCGCAGCCAGGACAGGCTGGCCGAGGACATCCGCGCCGGGCACCGCGACGCCCTGCGGTCGGGACTCCAGCGCCTCACCGACCGCGGCTACGGGCGACTGCGGTCCCGCGCCGCCGAGCTCGGGCTCGCGGAGTCGGCGTACACCGCCGGGCTGCGCGGGCTGCTGCTCCCGGTGGACCCGCAGTGCCGCACCCGGGTGTGCTTCGGCGCCGGCGCGGGCGGGCTGTTCCGGCTCCGCTCGGGCCGGTGGCAGGACCTGGAGCCCGCCGGGTCGGCCGAGGACAAGGAGGGCAGCGACGGCACCGAGGGCGGTTTCCGCTTCCGGGCCGCCGTGGCCCGACCGGGGGACACCCTGCTGCTGTGCTCCGGGGGCCTGGCGGAACCGATGCGGGAGGAGGCCGCCCTCCCGGCGGAGCTCGCCGCGCGCTGGGCCGACCAGGAGCCGCCGGGCCTCGCGGCCTTCCTCGCGGACACCCAGCTCCGCCTCAAGGGCTACGCCGACGACCGCACGGCCGCCGCCGTCTGGGAGGCGTGA
- a CDS encoding response regulator transcription factor — MRAVIAEDSVLLRIGLVKVLEMAGFEVVAETGDAEGLLAAVEEHRPELALVDVRMPPGFTDEGVRTALMIRQESPGTAVLLLSQYVEERYAADLLATQTRAGVGYLLKQRVADVEEFIDAVRRVAAGGTALDPQVVAQLLLRRGGGSDPLGRLTPREREVLALMAEGRSNAGIAAELVVSESAVAKHINSIFAKLDLPPADGDHRRVLAVLRFLDGTP, encoded by the coding sequence GTGCGGGCTGTGATCGCCGAGGACTCTGTCCTGCTGCGCATAGGACTCGTCAAAGTCCTCGAAATGGCCGGATTCGAGGTGGTCGCCGAGACCGGCGACGCCGAAGGTCTGCTCGCCGCCGTCGAGGAACACCGCCCCGAACTGGCCCTGGTGGACGTGCGGATGCCACCCGGCTTCACCGACGAGGGCGTCCGGACCGCCCTGATGATCCGCCAGGAGAGCCCCGGTACCGCGGTGCTGCTGCTCTCGCAGTACGTGGAGGAGCGCTACGCCGCCGATCTGCTGGCCACGCAGACCCGGGCGGGCGTCGGCTATCTGCTCAAGCAACGGGTCGCCGACGTCGAGGAGTTCATCGACGCCGTGCGCCGCGTCGCCGCGGGCGGCACCGCCCTGGACCCGCAGGTCGTCGCCCAGCTCCTGCTGCGCCGTGGTGGTGGCTCGGACCCCCTGGGTCGGCTCACGCCGCGCGAGCGCGAGGTCCTGGCCCTGATGGCGGAGGGCCGCTCGAACGCCGGGATCGCCGCCGAACTCGTCGTGAGCGAGAGCGCGGTGGCCAAACACATCAACAGCATCTTCGCCAAGCTCGACCTACCACCGGCCGACGGCGACCACCGGCGGGTCCTCGCCGTCCTGCGCTTCCTGGACGGCACGCCGTGA
- the rsgA gene encoding ribosome small subunit-dependent GTPase A has product MSFSALPSVSHASLPHALAALGWDDAWEAEFAPYAEQGLVPGRVVRVDRGQCDVMTADGIVRADTAFVTPHDPLRVICTGDWAAVEASGNPRYVKAYLPRRTAFVRSTSSQRSEGQILAANVDHAIIAVSLAVELDLGRIERFLALAWESGAQPLVVLTKADLVPDAATLGHLVQDVEATAPGVQVLTVSSVTGEGTDVLAAIVGDGTSVLLGISGAGKSTLANALLGAEVMEVQAAREVDGKGRHTTTTRNLLALPGGGVLIDTPGLRGVGLWDAETGVGQVFSEIEEYAENCRFHDCAHEAEPGCAVLAALDSGELADRRLESYRKLLRENQRIVAKTDARLRSEIRRDWRLKSAEGRANHAAKRGGRV; this is encoded by the coding sequence TTGTCTTTCTCCGCTCTCCCGTCCGTTTCACACGCCTCGCTCCCGCACGCCCTCGCCGCCCTCGGCTGGGACGACGCGTGGGAGGCCGAGTTCGCCCCGTACGCCGAGCAGGGTCTCGTGCCCGGCCGCGTCGTACGCGTCGACCGCGGCCAGTGCGATGTCATGACCGCGGACGGCATCGTCCGCGCCGACACCGCGTTCGTCACCCCCCACGACCCGCTCCGGGTCATCTGCACCGGGGACTGGGCCGCCGTCGAGGCGTCCGGCAACCCCCGCTACGTGAAGGCGTACCTGCCGCGCCGGACCGCCTTCGTACGGTCCACCTCCTCGCAGCGGTCCGAGGGGCAGATCCTCGCCGCCAACGTCGACCACGCCATCATCGCGGTCTCCCTCGCCGTCGAGCTGGACCTCGGCCGCATCGAGCGCTTCCTGGCCCTGGCCTGGGAGTCGGGGGCGCAGCCGCTGGTCGTCCTCACCAAGGCCGACCTGGTGCCGGACGCGGCCACGCTGGGCCACCTGGTCCAGGACGTGGAGGCCACCGCTCCGGGCGTCCAGGTACTGACCGTCTCCTCCGTCACGGGGGAGGGCACGGACGTGCTGGCCGCGATCGTCGGCGACGGCACCAGCGTGCTGCTGGGCATCTCCGGCGCCGGCAAGTCCACCCTGGCCAACGCGCTGCTCGGCGCCGAGGTCATGGAGGTGCAGGCGGCCCGCGAGGTCGACGGCAAGGGCCGGCACACGACCACCACGCGCAACCTGCTCGCCCTGCCCGGTGGCGGCGTCCTGATCGACACGCCCGGACTGCGCGGCGTCGGGCTGTGGGACGCCGAGACCGGGGTCGGCCAGGTCTTCTCGGAGATCGAGGAGTACGCCGAGAACTGCCGCTTCCACGACTGCGCGCACGAGGCGGAGCCGGGCTGCGCGGTGTTGGCCGCGCTGGACTCCGGCGAGCTCGCGGACCGTCGCCTGGAGAGCTACCGCAAGCTCCTGCGGGAGAACCAGCGGATCGTCGCCAAGACGGACGCCCGGCTGAGGTCGGAGATCCGCCGCGACTGGCGCCTGAAGTCGGCGGAGGGCCGGGCCAACCACGCCGCCAAGCGTGGCGGCCGGGTCTGA
- a CDS encoding ATP-binding protein: MPREPSADGDGEPVDTLRITRSVRRADLKAVGEVRRALRELMRHRCRTDAAEVAELLITELVTNALVHTDRGAEVHASLAATRLRVEVRDYAARRPRPYVPTADDGTHGRGLVLVQELADDWGVDALALGSGKVVWFELDARHDAGPA, translated from the coding sequence GTGCCGCGTGAGCCGTCCGCCGACGGGGACGGGGAACCGGTGGACACGCTACGGATCACCCGGAGCGTACGCCGGGCCGACCTGAAGGCGGTCGGTGAAGTCCGCCGGGCTCTACGGGAGTTGATGCGCCATCGATGCCGGACCGACGCCGCCGAGGTGGCCGAACTGTTGATCACCGAGCTCGTCACCAACGCGCTCGTCCATACCGACCGGGGCGCCGAGGTGCACGCGAGCCTCGCCGCCACCCGCTTACGCGTGGAGGTCCGGGACTACGCCGCACGCCGTCCCCGGCCGTACGTACCGACCGCCGACGACGGTACGCACGGCCGGGGACTCGTGCTGGTACAGGAGCTCGCCGACGACTGGGGCGTGGACGCGCTCGCCCTGGGCAGCGGCAAGGTGGTGTGGTTCGAGCTCGACGCGCGGCATGACGCAGGGCCCGCCTGA
- a CDS encoding DUF2637 domain-containing protein yields MRLTDISLDWLLPGSLLILGVLAAVAVLARGKRESEKAAADDSWERSEERRRRKEAVYGTASYVLLFCCAAVAAALSFHGLVGFGRQNLNLTGGWEYLVPFGLDGAAMFCSVLAVREASHGDAALGSRMLVWLFAGAAAWFNWVHAPRGMGHDGAPQFFAGMSLSAAVLFDRALKQTRRAALREQGLIPRPLPQIRMVRWLRAPRETFGAWSLMLLEGVRTLDEAVDEVREDKKEREQDRHRRRDQNRLDRARIKALGRQNRAFGRSRGRQVELPELTQGAGSAPVGAEPAIPETGQLPLRRRPSLQAVNRTESSDVTGTRTVDLTAEDDTQTIPRLDSLERKLKDLEQQFG; encoded by the coding sequence ATGAGACTGACCGACATATCGCTGGACTGGCTGCTGCCCGGCAGCCTGCTGATCCTGGGCGTACTTGCGGCAGTTGCGGTACTGGCCCGTGGCAAGCGCGAGAGCGAGAAGGCCGCGGCCGACGACAGCTGGGAGCGCAGCGAGGAACGGCGGCGGCGCAAGGAAGCCGTCTACGGGACCGCTTCGTACGTCCTGTTGTTCTGCTGCGCGGCGGTCGCCGCCGCGCTCTCCTTCCACGGACTGGTCGGGTTCGGCCGGCAGAACCTCAACCTCACCGGAGGCTGGGAGTACCTGGTCCCCTTCGGCCTCGACGGCGCCGCCATGTTCTGCTCGGTGCTCGCCGTGCGCGAAGCCAGCCATGGCGACGCGGCCCTCGGTTCGCGCATGCTCGTCTGGCTGTTCGCGGGCGCGGCCGCGTGGTTCAACTGGGTGCACGCCCCGCGGGGCATGGGCCACGACGGGGCCCCGCAGTTCTTCGCGGGGATGTCGCTCTCGGCGGCCGTCCTCTTCGACCGCGCCCTCAAGCAGACCCGCCGGGCGGCGCTGCGCGAACAGGGCCTGATCCCGCGGCCGTTGCCCCAGATCCGGATGGTCCGCTGGCTGCGGGCCCCCCGGGAGACCTTCGGCGCCTGGTCGCTCATGCTGCTGGAAGGGGTGCGCACCCTCGACGAGGCCGTGGACGAGGTGCGCGAGGACAAGAAGGAGCGGGAGCAGGACCGGCACCGCAGGCGCGATCAGAACCGGCTGGACCGGGCGCGCATCAAGGCGCTGGGCCGACAGAACCGCGCGTTCGGGCGGTCCCGCGGCCGCCAGGTCGAGCTCCCGGAACTGACGCAGGGAGCGGGCTCCGCGCCGGTCGGCGCGGAGCCGGCCATACCGGAAACAGGACAACTGCCCCTACGACGCCGGCCCTCCCTGCAAGCCGTCAACCGAACCGAATCCAGTGACGTGACCGGCACTCGGACGGTGGACCTCACCGCCGAGGACGACACCCAGACCATTCCCCGGCTGGATTCGCTGGAGCGCAAACTGAAGGATCTGGAGCAGCAGTTCGGCTGA
- a CDS encoding DUF456 domain-containing protein has translation MDLPQLLLVGLVLLLGVVGVLIPGVPGTWLVWAGLLWWALHVRSTLAWSLLVAATALLLVVQVVKWLLPPRRVRGLGITSRMAVFAGAGAVLGFVLVPVVGAVPGFVGGIYLCERLRLGTHGEAWASVRAVMRAVGTSVLVELFACLMVVGAWVGAVVAA, from the coding sequence ATGGATCTGCCTCAGCTGCTGCTGGTGGGGCTGGTGCTGCTGCTCGGGGTGGTCGGAGTGCTGATCCCGGGTGTGCCGGGCACCTGGCTGGTGTGGGCGGGGCTGCTGTGGTGGGCGTTGCACGTGCGCTCGACGCTCGCCTGGTCGCTGCTGGTCGCGGCGACGGCCCTGCTGCTGGTGGTGCAGGTGGTGAAGTGGCTGCTGCCGCCCCGACGGGTGCGGGGGCTGGGGATCACCTCCCGAATGGCGGTGTTCGCGGGGGCCGGGGCGGTGCTGGGTTTCGTACTGGTTCCGGTGGTGGGGGCGGTACCGGGCTTCGTGGGGGGCATCTACCTGTGCGAGCGGCTGCGCCTGGGCACGCACGGCGAGGCCTGGGCGTCGGTGCGGGCGGTGATGCGGGCGGTGGGGACGAGCGTGCTGGTGGAGCTGTTCGCGTGCCTGATGGTGGTGGGGGCGTGGGTCGGGGCGGTGGTGGCGGCGTAG
- a CDS encoding sensor histidine kinase: MAIRGGAPRRTYTWITAHAPWSAWAWRNTTFTAAAIPAALPVLLGLTATVMAPGPGTIPPLLILLIGPLLTRLQRSRFRTLLGLDVPEVEREGSRFTPFAVARRLRSEATWRQYGYHLLVSPLAAVAGGLVVLAWAFGTAATCVYGWIWILPADTRTPGWTDDYDTVTVGGVLLLLAAPWLAALFARLDSVAAAALLGPNRARELERRVEDLAESRAGVLDAADLERRRIERDLHDGAQQRLVALAMNLGIARATLTDLPPEAKAVIDEAHREAKEAIEELNNLVRGLHPAVLEDRGLDAALSGVAARAPFPVELTVDIEQRPGATVEAVAYFVVSEALANVAKHARAERCRVHVVRAPAPDGSARGADLLRITVTDDGVGGADPARGTGLVGLRKRVGSVDGTIMIESPLGGPTVITVELPCGL; this comes from the coding sequence ATGGCAATTCGCGGGGGCGCGCCGAGGCGTACGTACACCTGGATCACGGCGCACGCACCGTGGTCGGCATGGGCCTGGCGCAACACCACCTTCACCGCGGCCGCGATCCCGGCCGCCCTGCCCGTGCTCCTCGGCCTCACCGCCACCGTCATGGCACCCGGGCCCGGCACGATCCCACCGCTCCTGATCCTGCTGATCGGGCCGCTCCTGACCCGGCTCCAACGCAGCCGGTTCCGGACGTTGCTCGGCCTCGACGTACCCGAGGTCGAACGGGAGGGCAGCCGGTTCACCCCGTTCGCGGTGGCGCGACGGCTGCGCTCCGAGGCGACCTGGCGGCAGTACGGCTACCACCTGCTGGTCAGCCCGCTCGCCGCTGTCGCCGGCGGGCTGGTGGTGCTCGCCTGGGCCTTCGGCACCGCCGCCACCTGCGTCTACGGCTGGATCTGGATCCTGCCCGCCGATACCCGAACTCCCGGCTGGACCGACGACTACGACACCGTCACCGTCGGCGGCGTCCTGCTGCTGCTCGCCGCGCCCTGGCTCGCCGCCCTCTTCGCCCGACTGGACTCCGTGGCCGCGGCCGCCCTCCTCGGCCCGAACCGGGCCCGCGAACTGGAGCGGCGGGTCGAGGACCTCGCGGAGAGCCGGGCCGGAGTGCTGGACGCGGCCGACCTCGAACGCCGGCGGATCGAACGGGACCTGCACGACGGGGCCCAGCAGCGGCTGGTCGCCCTGGCCATGAACCTCGGCATCGCCCGCGCCACCCTCACCGACCTGCCGCCCGAGGCCAAGGCCGTCATCGACGAGGCGCACCGGGAGGCGAAGGAGGCCATCGAGGAGCTGAACAACCTGGTACGGGGCCTGCATCCGGCCGTGTTGGAGGACCGCGGGCTCGACGCGGCACTCTCCGGGGTCGCCGCCCGGGCCCCGTTCCCCGTCGAGCTGACCGTGGACATCGAGCAGCGGCCCGGAGCCACCGTGGAGGCCGTCGCCTACTTCGTGGTCTCCGAGGCCCTGGCCAACGTGGCCAAGCACGCCCGGGCGGAACGCTGTCGCGTCCACGTCGTACGCGCTCCGGCCCCCGACGGATCCGCCCGCGGCGCCGACCTGCTGCGGATCACCGTCACCGACGACGGGGTGGGCGGCGCCGATCCCGCCCGCGGTACCGGCCTGGTGGGCCTGCGTAAACGCGTAGGGTCCGTCGACGGAACCATCATGATCGAAAGCCCCCTCGGGGGTCCCACCGTCATCACCGTGGAGCTGCCGTGCGGGCTGTGA
- a CDS encoding helix-turn-helix transcriptional regulator, which translates to MYEEAPSEVVPGAVLWRAAARTGAVVLPDGCMDLLWADGRLLVAGPDTGPHPAGEVPGGAFAGIRLAPGTAPALIGVPAHALRDRRVELADLWPARAVRRASGLVEEYVEGHGDARAGLEALARTRAAATGAPDPLVVEVAARLRAGEAVAAIARAVGLGERQLHRRSLDAFGYGPRTLGRILRLRRALALVRVGLPFAEVACVAGYADQAHLSREVRALAGTTLRAYAAGPDGANSETPPPSGSSTTA; encoded by the coding sequence GTGTACGAGGAAGCGCCGTCCGAGGTTGTCCCCGGGGCCGTGCTGTGGCGCGCCGCCGCCCGCACGGGCGCCGTGGTGCTGCCCGACGGCTGCATGGACCTGCTGTGGGCCGACGGGCGGCTGCTGGTGGCCGGCCCCGACACCGGGCCGCATCCGGCCGGGGAGGTCCCCGGCGGCGCCTTCGCGGGGATCCGGCTCGCGCCCGGCACCGCGCCCGCGCTGATCGGCGTACCGGCGCACGCGCTACGGGACCGGCGGGTCGAGCTGGCCGACCTGTGGCCCGCCCGCGCGGTGCGCCGGGCGTCCGGGCTGGTCGAGGAGTATGTCGAAGGGCACGGGGACGCCCGCGCGGGCCTCGAGGCGCTGGCCCGCACCCGCGCCGCCGCGACGGGCGCGCCCGACCCGCTGGTCGTCGAGGTCGCGGCCCGGCTCCGCGCGGGGGAGGCGGTGGCCGCGATCGCCCGCGCCGTCGGGCTCGGCGAGCGGCAGTTGCACCGACGCTCGCTCGACGCCTTCGGGTACGGGCCCCGGACGCTCGGCCGCATCCTGCGGCTGCGCCGCGCCTTGGCGCTGGTCCGCGTGGGCCTGCCGTTCGCCGAGGTCGCCTGCGTCGCGGGGTACGCCGACCAGGCGCACCTCTCCCGTGAGGTGCGGGCGCTGGCCGGGACGACCCTGCGGGCCTATGCCGCCGGACCCGACGGGGCGAACAGCGAGACGCCGCCCCCGTCCGGATCGAGCACGACGGCGTAG